The region GTCACTGTGTTCACTATATTACGATCTTATGCCCACGAAGATCTACTCTAGCCTGTTCTCGATCAGCTAAGCTCAAGTGCATTGGTCCCTTATCGCCGTATGTTTAGAAATCGAcacatgaaatatatacacaaaagtgtataaatatatacacaaaaactTATGGGATCACCTAATATGTAAACGATtttgaactatttaatttaataaagaccTTAGATCGACGGATTTTAATTGCTGTCACATAATCGTTAATTCATTACTTTTCCTCCAACTGTCACGAATTTTCACAAAGTGTGTATTTcggatcgttaatctcatacggatgtaaacttcattttcttaataatcttGGTCAATCATGTAtcacattttctataaaatctataagaTCAGCAAGTGCTCTAATACTTGTGAATAATCATATATCTTAATTCGTGccttttgtattaatacaGAAGCTTCATgcgagaaagaattttcgatataaatgTTCTCAATGTTGTAAATCGAGTTCTGCCAGAGCAACCGAGCTAAACGGACGTGTAAAACAGTGCTTCAGAaaaagtgcggcaagtggggaAGAGAAAGTTACGAACGGCAACGCCCATAGCTAAATGGTGGAAACTCGTGTCTTCTACTAAGAAGACTACAAGCAaaactaaaatgaaaaagcacatcccaccgataaaaataattaacaaagacgaacaatactacataaataaaacaacaaacatatcaaaaccaagccaaccaataaacgaagaacaggAATGCTCAGCTACAAACGAAGTTGATATGAAAACAATACCAAACAATGAAGAGAATATTACCAATAACGAATTAACCCAACAGGATGAAAGCTGGAAGGTGGCAAGTTAtaacaagaaacgaaaaataacaggaaattCAGATACAGAAAAGCAGCGATGGCTGCAAGAATTACCATTAagaaactccttcagctcaCTTACGGAAGAAATAGACGACCCAACAACCAAAAACACAACTAAATCAACGCAAACTACAAAAccaccaccaatatttgtcgaCGCCCAGATAATAGACCCGCTTATTGATCGACTAAACGATATAGTTGGGAAGGAAAACTacacaataaaacaaacaaaattagaacaagtaaaaattcaaataaacaccccagaaaattataggaaagtgataaaggaattaaaagaaaaaacgctgTGTACCACACATACCAGCTGAAAACGGAAAGGAGCTACGAAATAGTTATAAGAGGACTACATTCAAAaactaacacaaaaaaaattaagtgacgaattagcaaaaattggtcaccaaacaagagcaataaacaatatgacaaGATACGATACGAAGCATTTAACAACACACTGTCCATACGtagggaaaataaatgaagtaaatgttaaggaaattcgaggatttggaaatacaaattattgactatatttcccacacaacagttatacatctatattactctctgaaaacgtcttgcacgcacgctggtcgccaaccgactatcctagattcttctaacatctggcaacagtcttttgtctccactaagaccttgacgccctctaacccttacacacacactctcatgtacagtgtaaatgtatcacttccctaacacgcctccttacatttatactgtacacttaattttatttacatacttgtcgaattaacaaaatatttaacatttatcgctttatttacatttctcttattttacattcatccatgacctaaacctttcaaatttctctctacacagtgccttcgtaaaaatatccgcagtgttttcttctgtacttacttttattatgtttatcttattttcctttacgtactcgtgaacgtagtggtaatgaacttcgatgtgtttagaattttttgtaaaagttccgtattttgctatactcattactccagagttatcctcatagatttttacagggttatcgtctacatttacatcgaagattttcattagttctctgatagtcattacttcgctcaccgcttccgatagagcaacatactctgcatacgtcgaggcttttgtcacacacctttgttttttagacttccatccaattacatttccataccatctaattacatacccagaagtcgatttcctatctatatgatctcctgcccaatcagcgtccacataacaatctatcgtttcgcacttttcatttcttttataatgtagccctaaatctctagtccggtacaaatatttcaatattcgcaaggcatatttaaaatgtgtctcgttacaacaatcttgaaatctactcagataattcacactataacttatatcgggtctggtatttacactaatatacagcaatgcgccaattaaattcttgtatccaatgtcctctctatttatctcagctttttcaatttttaagttggtctccataggtgtacagtacaatttgctgttatgtaatttatatttgtttgctaatgattctatgtatttcttttggcttaatctcatttcattttttaaataatcatactctacatttattccaagatattcttttacttcacctaaatctttcatttcaaatttatcagttaataattttttttacactttgtatcttccctttgtttttactacaaatcaacaaatcgtctacgtatattaacaaataaacaacattttctccctctccataagtatataggcacagctctatattgttctttttaaaacctaatctcgtcacatacttatcaaaacactcataccagtccctcggactttcttttaacccataaagcgctttcgataatttacaaactctattcgttccgtccgcatatccctttggttgatttacatatacctccgagcttacttcaccatttaaaaaggcagtttctacatccatttgctcaattattaatccattttgacaacaatatgatagcaatatcttaaaggtctgattactcgccactcgagaatatatgtcatcggctacgtttctttgttgaaatccccttaccactaatctagccttatacctgtcctctgatttttttcgtgtaaacccattttacatctaatacttctttgccttttaccctttctaccaatttccaagttttattcttatagagacattctatttccttatccatagcctgtttccaaacttcattattttcgcaaccaatcgcctcctcaaatgtacGAGGGATATctactttacaataatttgcatgaatctcgcaaatattttccttttctggataccttactggagttttcttaatacgtgtagatctcctaggagtgtttgagctttcaatactactattattttcatctttcctaCCTTCTAACTCTTCCATATCCATACCATCCAATGAATAGTTATCTTCGCTATCATTTCTATCTGCCTCTAATGAattttcctcaaaaccgatacatttagtgtctgtctctatgacctctacatgtctagCTATTGTTATGTTCCCACCTAATAAGACTCTGTatcctacttcactatatcctaatagaattcccatatctgccttcttgtcccatttggaaactcttttttgttctggccttcttacaaaaactttacttccatatagatgtagatttttaacacttggttttttcccgaagaatatttcaaaaggtgtctttctttctatagtattcgctaatattcgatttttcaagtatgccgctgtacaaactatttccggccagtaccttttatgtactttcgcttccgctaacaagcaacgcgccatgtccatcactgttctattatacctttccgctgtcccgtttaattcatgtacgtatgttgggcaattatttattcttatacctttatccctagcaaatttataaattcgattatttaaatattctttaccattatcgaatcttaatatttttaacctcttgcccgttaaattttcggcttcatttacgaactgtacgaaagaatcaaagacctcatcttttgattttatacaatagatcctagctattttactataatcatcgataaatgaaatgaaatatttttctccattgaatccggtagtcttaaagggaccacatacgtccgtatgaataatttccattatttccctagtcttagttcgattatttttgaaaggtaagttatgcattttgctttctatacacaccctacatttcaaaagttccttttcaaattcattcggtatgccagtcactagttgctctttacccaaaatctctaaatatttaaaatttacgtgtcctagcatcctatgccatctttcctttttactcataccactacgttcggcgctgtttactaagtgcgccgttgctgtccatatgcctgctcttgagtttccatgctcgcccgtgccggttcttgattgacgatgaaagtttccacgtcctctgctcgtattgcctttgttccctcttcctctgtttcgaccacgtgttggcccatgccaatagccgttactgcttcccgcttgaacgccattttgacactctctcgcaaagtgtcctaatcttccacatctgaagcatccttccttttttgcagaaaaggcgttggtttgcctttctcctcgattggatttatttttcttctctgctatctctattttattttttacatacgctaccgtttgatcctcttctttcaatgcgtctattatgtccgctatgtagctgtattcttcgggtaacgtattcagcatgtaattcagcttttccctctcacttacttgtgcgcccgcactttttaattcattgattaatttctcaaaatcgttaaagaatgatgctgaatcactgtagttctccagtcttatgttttccaatctccttctgcatacgatctgcagtgccgtcgactctttcaagtacatttcatcgaacctttttattatatcatacgccgtttttccttccctaacatactccaattgtctgttcgatattgcactataaattatattaatcgccttcaaatcctttttgtcccagtcttcatcgtctctttcgttcttcattctagttgtaacaacctcgcattccttatatttgagaaacatcgtgattctttgcttccacattccataatcctcaccatcgaatataggtatcatgatttccgatctctccattttaattgattcttctttttttcttttcttactcaagcgttcctacgtgctcaaagtatattttttcctctgaaagtttttttttctttactgaaaactcactcgcaagatcgtaaccacgcactaaatatcttgcaaaactagtaaccacgctctgctaccatgttaagaaaattcgaggatttgggaatacaaattattgactatatttcccacacaacagttatacatctatattactctctgaagaacgtcttgcacgcacgctggtcgccaaccgactatgctagattcttctaacatctggcaacagtcttttgtctccactaagaccttgacgccctctaacccttacacacacactctcatgtacagtgtaaatgtatcacttccctaacagtAAAATGTTACAACTGTAATGGAAACCACCCAGCCAGCTATAAAGGATGCGAAATCAGAAAACAATCACAACGTAAACAGTTTCCACCACTTGGCAATAGATCAATCAATAACTACCAACCACAACAAAGTATAACGGATAATTAAGCAACATTGAAAGCACAAAATGAACCAAAAGCTATAAACGGAAACACCGATCCCCAAGGAAACCGCAGCTACGCGCAAGTAACCCAAAACATTAGACAAACAACGCCCACAAACAAACAGAATCAAAGCAACAACACCGAAGACgatacagaaatcaaagaaatgcTCAAACAATCCATTAAAGGTACAgagatattaagaaaaatggtaaGTGAGAAAAACACAATACTAAGGCAACAAGTACAACAAACAACAGTCATGTTACTACTCACAAACTTgctaagtaaaaaataaaaatggacatGCTTGAAATAGCAGCATGGAACTCTAACGGACTATaacaaagggccctagaaactaaaacattcctgtataataataatatcgacatactactcgtatcggaaacacacttcactataaaaagttacataaaaataccgtactacacaatatatgataccaagcatccctcaggAAAATCACACGGAGGGACCgcagtaataataagaaacgacattaaacacCACTAACACAGCCAAGCTAGTAAGGAATATAtacaagcaaccaccgttactgtacaaactagcagcaaccatttacagttgtcagcagtatatgtACCACCGCGACACAAAATGACATCACAAACGTGGGAAGAGTACTTTCAacacttaggtgacaagtatatcgCAACGGGAGACTACAATGTAAACCACAcgctatggggatcaagaattaCCACACCTCGAGGTAGAACcctggaaaaatacattaacaacaacctcaatatattatccacaggaagacatactggccgacagacctgagcaaaatacctgGCCTACTCgattttgcagttacaaagggactaaacgcaaataaactaaaaataacaccCAGCCTCATTGCATACAGCCCAATTGCTTacagaaacaaattaatactttatagcaaTCCAGGGACACTATGCAACAGAACAACCAAATggcaaatttttaaagaaataatcgagagCAAAACCAGTTGCAGCATCCCATTGGAAACACCCGAACACGTCGAACAGGCAGTAACACCATtgacagaaactatccaagaagcatcatggacaaccactatacctgaaccaaccaacagacaaacaaaaataattccatcagacatacttgaaaaaattagagaaaaaagaaaagcgaaagcaaaatggcaaaaacatagaacatgagaaaacaaaaaacacctaaacaaacttgcaaaggaaataaaaaacaaaataaaagtgcacaacaataacgaattcacaaaattcataGAGTCACTCTCTGCTCACGAGAACTccaactactccctatggaaagccacgaaaaaagaagaaaccaATAAAACTAGTCACAGCAATCAGGACGGCagacaacacatgggcaagaagcaacgaagagcaagctgaagaattttccaaccacctttgaaacatatttataccacataatatcaacaacagcaacccCAAATgtcatacggacgaggatgcgTTTACCACTAGTACCTCAACTGACAACCACTATACCATACCTAAaacaacagcacaagaaattagaaacataatcgagaaaacaaaaaacaataaaacaccacgaatcgacctaatcaatggtaaaatcttgaaaaaccttccgccaaaagcgataacactaatgacaataatattcaatgcaaTACTAAGAATCCAATACTTTCCTAAACTGTGGAAACTAGCACAGGACATAATGTTACCTAAACCAGGCAAAGAACCACACCAAACTGCATCTTACAGACCAATATCACTACTTCCtgtgttttccaaaatactagAGGAAATAATATGCAACcgcataaaaccaataatatagaaggaaaaattaataccagatcaccaatttcGATTCAGAAACATACACTCCACTATAGAGCACATGCACAGGctcattaaagaaataatactagcattagaaaacaaacaatactgTACAGCCCTCTCTATGGACATAGATAaagcatttgacaaaataaaccacgaaAGCCTACTACAAACAATCAGAAAACAATTTCCGGAgcaaatataccaattaataaaatcttacttaagcagcagaaccttcgtaataaaaatcaaggacaCATACTCTGAAGTTAAAGACGTCAAGGCAGGGGTTCCGCGAGGAAGCGTCTTAGGATCAATACTATACACaaaacataccaacaactaccaatagcaaaatactgacactCACGGAcgacacagctgtactagtcaggcacactaacccaGAAATAGCAGTCaaattactacaagaacatatcacaaaaatagaaaagtggctgcaagataaacaaataaaagcaaaccccgataaatgcaaccatattacactcacactgcgaaaacagacaCCATCAAACATCCTACTGAACGGCACGCACATACcgcaaacaaggcaagtcaaatacctaggactagACCACCTAGAAACAcaactcacatggaaacagcatactaaatcaataatagacaaaatacagacaacaaggagacaaatgcattggctaacaagtcgaaaatccaaattaagtatagaaaataaattaaaaatatacaaaacgatcataaatccaatctggacgtacggaataccactatggggGGTAGcggcaatgagccatataaacaaaatagagacagtacaagctaaaattcttagaacaatagtaaacgccccatggtacgttagaaacgaaggCATACGGAAggacctgggaataccaatggtcaaagagaaaattagcagacacgcagaaaaatacaaagaaagaataggaacACAGCCAAACTGGCTAGCTGCGGAAACGATCAACACCTCAAACATGGATAGAAGGCTGAAAGGGAAATACCTAGCAGacctcacaaaggacacaaccaaacaaacacgaagatggtatcccactgggggtagctaCCCACATAATAATctaacagctaaaaaattctaccaaatgtccaaactggacaaattgtgaatctaatctataaaataaaaaaaaaactgtgaTCTGAGTTTAGATCTCAGTTTAGAGTGATACATCTCCTAAAAGGattaagagattttttaacaaattcccAAAATAACAGTGAATTTTAGAACAAAGATAAtggaaatacataaacatcTTGTTAATAACGACGTGGGTATACTGATAGGAACTAATATCTGCAGAATATATGAATGTCTTAAACATAACATAATGCTAAAAAACGTTCTCTTTGTCCAACGACCTCTTGATTCCTATACAACCTCTCCTGGTTATCTTGCGCACGCGTAACATTCACGTACCGTTACATGCATTGCCATTCCATACTTTTCGTATCCTTTTTATACTGTTACttgaatatagaattatataaaaaatacaagagcacaaagatatagaaaatataaaaatataaaaataaaagattacaaaactgtcaaaattacagaaaatcaGATTAAACATTAGTACCTATATTCGTCCCAAGTGTTGCGTTGTGtgttctatttcttttgtagattATTAGTAGTggtttagtttagaatatagattatttatatatttatgtagagacatgcatgtttcgtaatgtagttcttattttataacactttaccggaatgtaggctagttttaagtatgtatcttagattactaatttgatttaataatgtagaatgcgcacacatatatatatgtttctgacaatgtaacttttatttctttaataatacaatattgtatgttttatgtattcgttagactattagtttttgacttcatatatacttatatttcataaattgataatattgtatttgttgcatagtattggaagtactgtctctaatatttactagttTATTACATGTctggcatatatgtttatacttatatgtaactctccaagttgattgattaaaatatatttatatatacatgtattcctggcgtttcaattatttccccttttgtagttattcttatttcctggtttatttgtTTGGTTCGTAACTCGTTCAATCCATTAACtggttctatttattttattttatactagttggatttatattatattgaacCACAAGTTTTCAAATTGCAAGTCGGTTATTGGTAGGTTTATTTAGAgttgtgtgtatatgtgttttgtttattggttggatctattagtcgccctcgttttgttaatccttcctttagTTTCGTAgcgccgtgtgttcgtttgtgcattcaaatccttattcgcgcgttttgtatagaatggttttcttgttcttgttacggcgcgtGCGGAGCGCctgacgtgacacccccgcccttggagttcaaatttccaaaggaaatttgactggtggtgtctctgagttcgctcaaggcggacgtagatgtcgttggttgttgagtgactaccggtgttatcgatatcccttgaggttgtgatgtttgatcatcgatatttcgtcttcctTTGAGGTATAGGAGCAGGTGGGTGACTGatccgcatattgctcctaatagggcgattccacatccgtaagtttcacgtaactggtatccgtatatggctatatctattatcgtcttgattaatttaaacattacgagtattccaaatattgctgcactgacagttccaaattccatgaaatcagtccataagcttgatacggtatttttcgctattgtcgttaatgtgttttcgtccatcattcccaggatgtttactgttccagggacgattgtttttcctgtcgCTCCTCTGGCCAATGTGTTcaagactgcagatttttctgccgggaacatgacgtggtccCGTAGTGCGTCGAGGTCTTTTTGGGTATatattccgctcgtggccaacgacgatggtgctgaatatcgccacgtttggcgcacgtccgggcggagttcctgtggtgtgATTCCCTTGCCAAACGGATAGCTCCGAGTAGCATtctgttgtatgtcgtacctttacttgtaccggaatgcattcgACTATATGGACCGCTTCTCCTgtgatcagagccatgtgtcctgggttttggttatggtgtatgcaaattcgtcgggcggtaagtttgccaatcttaaagcgttctctattagtttcttctgtgtggtgcgTCTTTGTGTCGGtatatcatggtataatgttgtCATTTGTCATTTTACTTTCGAgtttattagaaataagaataaccttttattattattaatatatatatatatatatatatatatatatatatatatatatatatatatatatatatatagaaaaagaaaatttttatatttatatgtatttttttctctttttttttcttattgttaaaatctttgttttattttaggttttacgtacatgttatcagtgaaaataaatattatgaatgcTACTTgggttataattatatacatatatgcatacgtattggtaagtagtatagatgagatttgttttattgttatgaatatataagtatatattatcaataggaatagatattacaaatatagcttgtctttgaatatatatatatgtgcgtgTAATGGTAAATATGACGGCTTATTTTTATGAGTCACTTGCATTATCAATGGAAGTGAGTGTTATAAATATCGCCTATTTTACAACatgcgtgtatatatatattggtaGATATAAGtgagaattatatgtatagttataaatgttgtttgtttacaggtggatagcaaaagtatttggtttcgtggGTGGCGTACAGGTGCCTTACAGTTCTACGGTGCGGATTGCTATTCCTTGGactaaaaaaatttctttcgagaTGAGTCAGATTATTGTAACGATCATGCATGGGAGGATTTTCTGCAGAGATTCAAAATGCTCTCTGGATTCCTCGTGAAACGTCTGGACAACACTTACATGTACTTCCTCCGTCGTTCAGAGAATGGTTGATGAATTCGCCATCCGTTCTGCACACACAtacaaaaatagttaatgtatatatatattatttatttttattttttttttttttataagtttcgttcggacctgttcctttgtacgaagactgtatccctgtatataatataatatatataatatgttatgattatgttagttgttatttattatatatatattttccttatctctctctttttttgtttgtttttttttattagtacctaacattgctattatgatgctgtattacATTGCATTggctattatttctttgtgcgacgaatttttcaacatggccgctcgcgtgtctctttggtatggcgttggtttaatgtcaacagtaacgtgttgttgaaatagctaattaattgttaatcattataattttatttagtagtgtttttgtaatattgttttgtatttcatgatattgtctgtgtcaataccgtgtgctactttaatgtgatagcatggattgtattgttaccgaatttcaatagtcattgttttgattatacgtgacttgcatttatgtaagtcttgtttaatttagttaatgttttgtgtattgtgttaccagttattttcgtgtagcataactttattcctttgCACCGAGTTCAGTCATGTCTtgttgttaatatttagttagtctatcttgattaatttctaaccTATTTCTGTGTTTATTgacttttcttattttccctattaatttattattgcttgtacttgctatttgttattattttatgcatGATATGAATTAGTTCCCTTATtaatgattaaaatttatttgttagatTAACATTGTCTGTAATTCTTTAGATTCTGCTCTTTCGATGCTGCGTCACTTACCTGGATCGTTCCCACAACATCATCCGATTCTTTGATATGCCTTGGATACTTACTACGGCTGCCTTCAATCGTCTTATATCTGTGGTCATAAAGGTggtgtttaatttatttaattcaatatgTGTATAATGCATTGTATGTGCGACCGCTATTGGGCATTACAAAATAacataacaatactacgtagattaatgcataacaaaatatccttttactccggttatatttattactaactctcaattaatctatcttgattattttctaaccgctTTCTATactttatcagctattttatttcttcttattaaCCTGCGAAAttcatgcatgtacacttccttgtatagTGATtaattgttcacgaggtaggttgcactttcactgttttagttattcgttgaactaacacgttttacgtTCAAACGGTAATTGGAGCACTCGTAATAAACCTCTTCTTttcaagtttccgctatctgtgttaTTCAACGAACAGTGCCATGTTTCCACAGTattgttataacatttagtactgttgtattttgcattaaggcaattgaagttaatttgttcatttatttttcagctGGCTGTTGTACATGGTGTTCCGTAAACAGGGAGCCATAACCTATTTTGCACGTAAACCTTCTCGtatgatgattacttgttcacaaggtaactttcactttcactcttttaattatttattgaatcaacacgttttatattcaaacaatgattggagtacacatgataattttcttttttttctttttaggtgttcgctatctgtattattcgacgaacagtgtcacacctccttttgatttatccacaatatagttataacatttagtaaccttgtattttgcactgagacgattgaaactaatttattcacttattttaggtagctgtcgtACATTATGtaccacgaacaacgatccataacctatacttacacgtacactttcttgtatgttgatcacttgttcacaaggtaactttcacttttactagttaattattcattgagttaacacgttttatatttaaacaataattgaagcacatataataattttccttttcttttcttttatgttttcgctatctgtgtcattcgacgaacagcactacaACATACACTActgcactacgttgcccactgaaatcactttattcattgtttatttcgattatgcgctagttttaacttgtttaagtgcaccgtt is a window of Bombus huntii isolate Logan2020A unplaced genomic scaffold, iyBomHunt1.1 ctg00000060.1, whole genome shotgun sequence DNA encoding:
- the LOC126875938 gene encoding uncharacterized protein LOC126875938 isoform X2 — its product is MAISIIVLINLNITSIPNIAALTVPNSMKSVHKLDTVFFAIVVNVFSSIIPRMFTVPGTIVFPVAPLANVFKTADFSAGNMTWSRSASRSFWVYIPLVANDDGAEYRHVWRTSGRSSCGFTYMLSVKINIMNATWVIIIYIYAYVLE
- the LOC126875938 gene encoding uncharacterized protein LOC126875938 isoform X1; this translates as MAISIIVLINLNITSIPNIAALTVPNSMKSVHKLDTVFFAIVVNVFSSIIPRMFTVPGTIVFPVAPLANVFKTADFSAGNMTWSRSASRSFWVYIPLVANDDGAEYRHVWRTSGRSSCGFTYMLSVKINIMNATWVIIIYIYAYVLVDSKSIWFRGWRTGALQFYGADCYSLD
- the LOC126875938 gene encoding uncharacterized protein LOC126875938 isoform X3; protein product: MSYLYLYRNAFDYMDRFSCDQSHVSWVLVMVYANSSGGFTYMLSVKINIMNATWVIIIYIYAYVLVDSKSIWFRGWRTGALQFYGADCYSLD